The Octadecabacter arcticus 238 genome contains a region encoding:
- a CDS encoding hydantoinase/carbamoylase family amidase: MIIDRARFLSDLHALRGFGASGVGKGVVRPAFSDADIMARFWLAERFEAAGLRVQIDPMGNVFGLAEGRSLLMGSHSDSQPEGGWLDGALGVIAALEVARAAREEGGPAISVVSFQDEEGRFGGLTGSSVWSGKTLLVNADTELDYDGISLKDARQGIAGRVTGWVDPAQFSGFVELHIEQGLTLDAAGEKIGVVTKIVGTREIPITFEGQQNHAGTTQMHLRRDAFQAIAEFNTLLNDRLRNVVTPMTVWTIGHVTLHPNASSIVPGKGMFTMQWRDGDTDRLIRMEKIVRDTAQEVADTRNMSVHFGPMWALEPVAMDMRLKAALEHGAKVAAPGSWRLMPSGALHDATNVARLMPVAMLFVPSIGGISHAFEEDTDEVDLVAGVEVLAQAVASLG, from the coding sequence ATGATAATTGATCGTGCGCGTTTTTTATCTGATTTGCATGCACTGAGGGGCTTTGGTGCGTCTGGGGTGGGCAAAGGCGTAGTGCGACCCGCATTTTCTGATGCCGATATCATGGCCCGGTTTTGGCTGGCAGAGCGGTTTGAGGCTGCAGGTTTACGCGTTCAGATTGATCCGATGGGCAATGTCTTTGGTTTGGCTGAGGGACGATCTTTGTTGATGGGGTCTCATTCGGACAGCCAACCCGAGGGTGGTTGGTTGGATGGTGCACTGGGTGTTATTGCTGCGCTGGAAGTCGCGCGCGCGGCTCGCGAAGAAGGCGGGCCGGCGATTTCCGTTGTGTCATTTCAGGATGAAGAGGGGCGCTTTGGTGGACTGACGGGATCATCAGTTTGGAGTGGCAAGACGTTGCTTGTGAATGCAGATACTGAGCTGGATTATGATGGTATTTCGCTCAAAGATGCGCGTCAGGGGATCGCAGGGCGCGTTACAGGATGGGTTGATCCAGCGCAGTTCAGCGGTTTTGTTGAGTTGCATATCGAGCAAGGTCTTACGCTGGATGCCGCTGGTGAGAAGATCGGTGTTGTTACCAAGATTGTTGGAACCCGCGAGATCCCAATTACCTTTGAAGGTCAGCAAAATCATGCAGGTACGACTCAAATGCACTTGCGACGTGATGCTTTCCAAGCAATCGCTGAATTTAATACTTTGCTCAATGACAGGTTGCGCAATGTGGTAACTCCAATGACGGTTTGGACCATTGGGCATGTGACATTGCACCCTAATGCATCCTCAATTGTGCCTGGCAAAGGCATGTTCACGATGCAGTGGCGCGATGGTGATACGGATCGTTTGATCCGGATGGAAAAAATTGTCCGTGATACCGCGCAAGAAGTTGCTGATACCCGAAACATGAGCGTACACTTTGGCCCGATGTGGGCGCTAGAGCCGGTCGCTATGGACATGAGATTAAAAGCGGCATTGGAGCATGGAGCGAAGGTGGCCGCGCCAGGAAGTTGGCGGTTGATGCCCTCGGGCGCTTTGCATGATGCAACCAATGTGGCGCGGCTAATGCCAGTTGCGATGCTCTTTGTGCCGTCGATCGGTGGGATCAGCCATGCGTTTGAAGAAGATACCGATGAAGTGGATTTAGTGGCTGGCGTTGAAGTATTGGCGCAAGCTGTAGCGTCGCTTGGCTAG
- a CDS encoding exonuclease domain-containing protein, protein MMDVLNRFGHLKTPPAGPFRFIALDVETAGKTIGGICQIGLCFVSNTGAVQTYSVLIDPEEPFEQFNTELHGISADTVAGAGIFPMVYAALFDLLNTHNLIQHSTFDEKALTSDCARYGLPMITSHWTNSVTVARQAWPALKGAGGHGLANLKKHLGLEFHHHDAGEDARASATVILRAEDVLGMPLSHLTINRQLAFQFKNCSGD, encoded by the coding sequence ATGATGGACGTGTTGAACAGATTTGGTCATCTCAAGACGCCGCCTGCAGGGCCTTTTCGTTTTATCGCATTGGACGTCGAAACAGCGGGCAAAACGATCGGCGGTATATGCCAGATCGGGCTTTGCTTTGTCAGCAACACGGGGGCTGTGCAGACCTATTCAGTATTGATCGATCCCGAGGAACCATTTGAGCAGTTCAATACCGAACTGCATGGGATTTCAGCCGATACTGTTGCGGGCGCTGGAATATTTCCAATGGTCTATGCGGCTTTGTTTGACCTTCTGAACACGCACAACCTCATTCAGCACAGCACATTTGATGAAAAGGCCCTAACATCCGATTGCGCGCGGTATGGCTTGCCAATGATAACGTCACATTGGACCAACAGCGTCACAGTTGCCCGTCAGGCATGGCCCGCGTTGAAAGGAGCCGGCGGGCATGGTCTCGCAAACCTCAAAAAGCACCTTGGACTTGAGTTTCATCACCATGACGCTGGGGAAGATGCGCGTGCCTCAGCCACAGTCATATTGAGGGCAGAAGACGTTCTAGGTATGCCGTTGTCCCATCTCACCATCAATCGCCAGCTGGCGTTTCAGTTTAAAAACTGCTCAGGGGACTAG
- a CDS encoding zinc-binding dehydrogenase → MSTTGKQLFTTLKSDGTLTVAIEDVTFPDPTGNQVLVKMEAAPINPSDLAILAGAADLESAEYSPGKYVAKMPEPFNAGSKARHGLKLPAGNEGAGTVVATGDDDKAKSLMGQRVACVPGNAYSQYCIAEAAMCLPLGDYSAEDGASGFVNPMTALGFVENAKMDGQNAILHTVGASNLGQMLTRICNEDGIGLVNLVRKKDQAELLKKLGSTHVVNSSDDDFMNQLRSAIDDTDAFYGFDPIGGGKSVDSVFKAMEQVAVDKMTEYSRYGSNQQKRMFIYGRLDTGPTILSPSYGFGWTLSGWLLFPFIQSVGAETVGRMRKRVLENLTTTFASHYKKRVDLEEMLTKEAVTDYRAMKTGEKYLVMPWK, encoded by the coding sequence ATGAGCACCACCGGCAAGCAGCTATTCACCACGCTAAAAAGCGATGGCACGCTCACCGTCGCGATCGAGGATGTGACCTTTCCTGACCCTACCGGCAATCAGGTACTCGTGAAAATGGAGGCGGCACCGATCAATCCGTCGGATCTCGCCATTCTCGCCGGTGCGGCCGATCTCGAAAGCGCCGAATATTCGCCTGGAAAATATGTCGCCAAGATGCCCGAGCCGTTCAACGCTGGGTCCAAGGCGCGGCACGGGCTAAAGCTTCCTGCCGGTAATGAAGGCGCGGGCACCGTCGTCGCTACGGGTGACGACGACAAGGCCAAATCGCTGATGGGACAGCGCGTCGCGTGTGTGCCGGGCAATGCCTACAGCCAGTATTGTATCGCCGAGGCTGCCATGTGCCTGCCGCTGGGCGATTATTCGGCCGAGGATGGCGCGAGCGGCTTCGTCAATCCCATGACCGCGCTTGGGTTCGTTGAAAATGCAAAAATGGACGGGCAGAACGCGATCCTGCATACGGTTGGGGCATCCAACCTGGGCCAGATGCTGACCCGCATCTGCAACGAAGACGGTATCGGGCTGGTCAACCTTGTACGCAAAAAAGATCAGGCCGAATTGCTCAAAAAACTTGGCTCAACCCATGTCGTCAATTCGTCGGATGATGACTTCATGAACCAGCTACGGTCCGCAATCGACGACACTGACGCCTTCTACGGATTCGATCCGATTGGTGGGGGGAAATCGGTCGACAGTGTATTCAAGGCTATGGAACAGGTCGCGGTCGACAAGATGACCGAGTATTCGCGCTATGGTTCCAACCAGCAAAAGCGCATGTTCATCTATGGGCGTCTGGACACTGGCCCGACGATCTTGTCGCCCAGTTACGGCTTTGGCTGGACCCTGTCAGGCTGGCTCCTGTTCCCCTTCATTCAATCGGTAGGAGCGGAAACTGTGGGACGTATGCGCAAGCGTGTTCTCGAGAACCTGACGACGACCTTTGCCAGCCACTACAAGAAACGGGTCGATCTCGAAGAGATGCTGACCAAAGAAGCCGTGACCGATTATCGCGCGATGAAGACGGGTGAGAAATACCTCGTCATGCCTTGGAAATGA
- a CDS encoding aminotransferase class IV — translation MNDASKDSSQSYAPDARNDTAKIYVNGQFFARDKAMIPVFDSGFVLGDGVWEGIRLVKGNLLAVDEHMVRLYEGANSIQLDIGMDRDALIGEIWKTLHHNKMEDGVHIRMMISRGLKSTPNQDPRFIIGKATIVIVAEYKQPNAALKASGLKLLTSTVRCSTPDVFDLRLNSHSRLNFIQALLQAINMGADEALMLDDRGFVASCNSTNFFIVRGEELWTSTGTTCFNGITRSKVIKLWRDAGKPVFEKDFTLAETYAADEAFVTGTLGGLTPVSMIDGRKVGNDLPGSVTKELAKLYSAYIGE, via the coding sequence ATGAACGACGCCAGTAAAGACAGCTCACAAAGCTACGCCCCAGATGCCCGCAATGACACCGCCAAAATCTACGTGAACGGACAATTTTTCGCCCGCGACAAAGCGATGATCCCCGTTTTTGACAGCGGGTTCGTTCTGGGCGATGGCGTTTGGGAAGGTATACGCCTCGTGAAAGGCAATCTTCTGGCCGTCGATGAACACATGGTACGGCTCTATGAAGGTGCAAATTCCATCCAACTTGATATAGGAATGGACCGTGACGCCCTGATTGGCGAAATCTGGAAAACGCTACACCACAACAAGATGGAGGACGGCGTCCATATCCGGATGATGATTTCGCGCGGTTTGAAATCCACGCCAAATCAGGATCCACGGTTTATCATTGGCAAAGCGACGATCGTTATTGTTGCCGAATACAAGCAGCCCAATGCCGCCTTGAAGGCGAGTGGGCTAAAATTGCTGACGTCCACTGTGCGCTGCTCGACGCCTGATGTCTTTGATCTGCGGCTAAACTCACACTCTCGGCTGAACTTCATCCAAGCGTTGTTGCAAGCCATCAATATGGGTGCGGATGAAGCGCTGATGCTGGATGATCGTGGTTTTGTTGCAAGCTGTAACTCGACAAACTTCTTTATTGTCCGTGGCGAAGAATTATGGACGTCGACCGGCACAACCTGCTTCAACGGGATCACGCGATCCAAAGTGATCAAGTTGTGGCGCGACGCAGGAAAGCCAGTTTTTGAAAAAGATTTCACCCTTGCGGAAACCTACGCTGCCGATGAAGCTTTTGTCACCGGCACCTTAGGCGGACTTACACCCGTCAGCATGATTGATGGACGCAAAGTCGGTAACGACTTGCCAGGATCGGTTACGAAAGAACTAGCAAAACTGTACAGTGCCTATATCGGGGAGTGA
- a CDS encoding amino acid ABC transporter ATP-binding protein, whose protein sequence is MSENPILTIRDLHKSFGDNHVLRGIDLDVKQGDCIAILGASGSGKSTFLRCLNFMETPSDGEITHAGKTIGTVRAGKPRHYPEAELTKVRQKVGMVFQQFNLFPHMTVLGNVIEGLRIVQGMDKASAQTRAHEELARVGLAEKANEYPSRLSGGQKQRVAIARALALAPDLMLFDEPTSALDPELVGEVLNVIRGIADEGRTMLLVTHEVGFAYHVANRVIFMADGVIQEEGPPEQVLKNPQNPRTQAFLARHKQFEF, encoded by the coding sequence ATGTCCGAAAACCCCATTCTGACCATTCGCGATCTACACAAGTCGTTTGGCGACAACCACGTTCTGCGCGGCATCGATCTCGATGTGAAGCAAGGCGATTGTATCGCAATCCTTGGCGCATCCGGATCAGGCAAAAGCACGTTCCTTCGTTGCCTAAACTTTATGGAAACCCCATCAGATGGTGAGATTACGCACGCCGGTAAAACCATTGGAACGGTCCGCGCGGGCAAACCACGCCACTACCCCGAAGCTGAACTAACGAAGGTGCGCCAAAAGGTCGGGATGGTGTTTCAGCAATTCAACCTGTTCCCCCACATGACGGTCCTGGGCAATGTCATTGAGGGCCTGCGTATTGTGCAGGGCATGGACAAAGCAAGTGCACAAACCCGTGCCCACGAAGAACTCGCCCGTGTTGGGTTGGCGGAAAAAGCCAATGAATACCCGTCACGCTTGTCTGGTGGTCAAAAACAACGGGTCGCCATTGCGCGTGCATTGGCACTTGCTCCCGATTTGATGTTGTTTGATGAACCGACATCCGCGCTTGATCCCGAATTGGTGGGCGAAGTTTTGAATGTGATCCGTGGGATCGCTGATGAAGGTCGCACTATGTTGCTAGTCACCCATGAGGTCGGGTTTGCATATCACGTGGCCAACCGTGTGATCTTCATGGCCGACGGGGTTATTCAGGAAGAAGGACCGCCCGAACAAGTCCTCAAGAACCCGCAAAACCCCCGCACGCAAGCCTTTCTGGCACGTCACAAACAATTTGAATTCTGA
- a CDS encoding amino acid ABC transporter permease, whose product MDYVWDFGSVWEYRAALWTGLINTVRIFAICFVTGLSLGLMMGLARYSVRRWLRWPAACFIEFFRNTPVLVQIFWFYFAFPILAPFEISALMAAALGITLNSAAFSAEIFRGGIQSIDPGQWEAGRAIGMRHREIMARIILPQAVRRMLPALTNRGIEIFKMTTLASAIAYADVLHQARLIASVNYNPIEAYTVVAIAFFVILYPIVRATYVLERRMAKGD is encoded by the coding sequence ATGGATTATGTCTGGGATTTTGGGTCTGTTTGGGAATATCGCGCGGCGCTGTGGACAGGGCTGATCAATACAGTGCGCATTTTCGCCATATGCTTTGTGACGGGTTTGTCCCTTGGGCTGATGATGGGTTTGGCGCGCTACTCGGTGCGGCGCTGGCTACGCTGGCCCGCGGCTTGTTTTATCGAATTTTTCCGAAACACACCGGTCCTTGTCCAGATATTTTGGTTCTACTTCGCCTTTCCGATCCTCGCACCATTCGAGATTTCGGCGCTGATGGCGGCGGCGCTTGGCATCACCCTGAACTCTGCGGCGTTTTCGGCAGAAATTTTTCGCGGTGGTATTCAATCCATTGATCCCGGCCAATGGGAAGCAGGGCGCGCGATTGGCATGCGCCACCGCGAAATAATGGCACGGATCATTCTGCCCCAAGCTGTGCGCAGGATGCTTCCAGCGCTTACAAATCGCGGCATCGAAATTTTTAAAATGACAACGCTTGCTTCGGCAATTGCTTACGCTGATGTGCTGCATCAGGCGCGGCTGATTGCATCGGTCAATTATAACCCGATCGAAGCCTACACCGTTGTTGCAATTGCTTTTTTTGTAATCCTCTATCCAATCGTGCGCGCGACCTATGTGCTTGAACGACGCATGGCCAAGGGAGACTGA
- a CDS encoding amino acid ABC transporter permease → MYEWDFTSVIENSDLLWQGLLGTLAITGTALAFGLPLGLILALSRLSPRRWLAWPAGFVIEFFRTTPPLVQLFWFFFALPILMDIQMTPYLAAAITFSIQSSAFFAEVFRAGIVSIEKGQWEAARAIGMQRPQAMRRIILPQAVKRMIPAFTERAIELMKTTTLVATVSYADLLYQANELAQKTFRPIEVFTVTALIYFFVIFGLSLCVQAVERRLAVSGDSTVR, encoded by the coding sequence ATGTATGAATGGGACTTCACCTCCGTCATCGAGAATTCGGACCTGCTGTGGCAGGGTCTTCTCGGGACGTTGGCGATCACGGGCACAGCGCTGGCCTTCGGGCTGCCGCTGGGCTTGATCCTCGCACTGTCACGGCTATCGCCACGGCGTTGGCTTGCGTGGCCTGCGGGATTTGTGATCGAGTTCTTTCGAACAACGCCCCCACTTGTACAGCTATTCTGGTTCTTTTTCGCCCTGCCGATCCTAATGGATATCCAGATGACGCCCTATCTCGCGGCGGCCATCACATTTTCCATCCAGTCCTCGGCATTCTTTGCGGAAGTGTTTCGCGCTGGTATTGTCTCAATCGAGAAAGGCCAATGGGAAGCGGCCCGCGCGATCGGTATGCAGCGGCCACAGGCCATGCGTCGGATTATTCTGCCGCAGGCAGTCAAACGGATGATCCCGGCCTTTACGGAACGCGCAATCGAGCTGATGAAAACCACCACATTGGTCGCGACCGTTTCTTATGCGGATTTGCTTTATCAAGCCAATGAATTGGCCCAGAAAACCTTTCGACCGATTGAGGTGTTTACCGTCACGGCGTTGATTTATTTTTTCGTTATCTTTGGACTTAGCCTTTGCGTGCAAGCGGTCGAACGCCGTCTTGCCGTAAGCGGCGACAGTACGGTGCGCTGA
- a CDS encoding transporter substrate-binding domain-containing protein — MNRRMMLAAAAAVAVMAGGTTAQAQDSTMDQVMDNGVLRVGVTQAPPWYSKDIASGEWTGGLGVSMGEAMAETLGVTFEPVEVTWGTAVAALQANRIDMMFVLDATDARKEAVNFPETPLLYYSLAVLARDDLEVTNWEDLNSPDISISVPQASSMDAFLTENAPNADIQRFPGNAEAIAAFQAGRVDAVTLFHPPLIAARQKLGAGQIVVPQPVESRPSSVAVRQESDTAFVDWVNEQIDGYYTSGQTQQWYEEFLSDFGLDPATVPAIMRERL; from the coding sequence ATGAATAGACGTATGATGTTGGCGGCGGCTGCTGCCGTTGCGGTCATGGCAGGGGGCACAACAGCCCAAGCCCAAGACAGCACAATGGACCAAGTGATGGACAACGGCGTGTTGCGTGTTGGCGTGACGCAGGCCCCGCCATGGTATTCCAAAGACATCGCCAGCGGTGAATGGACAGGCGGTTTGGGCGTGTCCATGGGCGAAGCGATGGCCGAAACGCTGGGCGTTACATTTGAACCTGTCGAAGTGACCTGGGGCACAGCCGTTGCCGCCCTTCAGGCCAATCGCATCGACATGATGTTCGTCCTCGACGCGACGGATGCACGCAAAGAAGCGGTGAATTTCCCAGAAACACCGCTGCTGTATTATTCGCTGGCCGTATTGGCGCGCGATGATCTTGAAGTCACCAATTGGGAAGACCTGAACTCCCCCGATATCAGTATATCTGTGCCACAAGCGTCCAGCATGGATGCGTTTTTGACAGAAAATGCGCCAAACGCAGATATTCAGCGGTTTCCAGGCAATGCAGAAGCCATCGCCGCGTTTCAGGCCGGTCGCGTAGATGCGGTAACGCTATTCCACCCGCCGCTGATCGCGGCACGCCAGAAACTTGGAGCAGGCCAGATTGTTGTGCCACAACCGGTTGAATCGCGTCCGTCTTCGGTTGCTGTTCGTCAGGAAAGTGACACTGCCTTCGTAGATTGGGTCAACGAGCAGATCGACGGGTACTACACCAGCGGCCAGACCCAGCAGTGGTACGAAGAGTTCTTGTCAGACTTCGGCCTTGATCCGGCAACTGTTCCCGCGATCATGCGCGAACGCCTGTAA
- a CDS encoding GntR family transcriptional regulator → MIASPLKRETMSAQIAALLRRAILKGELEPGAPVVESTLALRLGASRGPLREAMRQLIDEGLLVNVPYTGTRVVDISLEDINDIYAMRTCLEQFAFEAVWPHRSEQFKAELLVRNAALKTAVDQGDHVAAIEAELDLHGLVYEHSGNRILLNTWTGLRGHLQMYWASHHRAHGTTGPKRESHDDYVSFALGESLSAMKDELRDHMRRGLETTKTFVQTRNAAKAK, encoded by the coding sequence ATGATCGCATCCCCCCTGAAACGTGAGACGATGAGCGCGCAAATCGCAGCACTGCTAAGGCGTGCCATTCTTAAGGGCGAGCTAGAGCCGGGTGCGCCAGTGGTCGAAAGTACTCTTGCACTTCGCCTTGGCGCAAGTCGCGGCCCGCTACGCGAGGCGATGCGTCAATTGATTGATGAGGGGCTTTTGGTCAACGTTCCATATACTGGCACACGCGTCGTCGATATCTCACTTGAGGATATCAACGATATCTACGCCATGCGGACCTGCCTTGAACAATTTGCGTTCGAGGCCGTTTGGCCGCACCGTAGCGAACAGTTTAAGGCTGAGCTCCTGGTTAGAAACGCCGCACTGAAAACGGCTGTGGATCAGGGCGATCACGTTGCCGCTATCGAGGCCGAGCTTGATCTGCATGGGCTGGTTTATGAGCATTCTGGCAATCGAATTCTTCTGAATACATGGACGGGATTGCGCGGACATCTTCAAATGTATTGGGCATCACATCACCGCGCGCACGGCACGACCGGGCCCAAACGCGAAAGCCACGATGACTATGTAAGCTTTGCGTTGGGTGAAAGTCTCAGCGCAATGAAAGACGAGCTGCGCGATCATATGCGTCGTGGATTGGAAACGACCAAAACCTTTGTCCAAACCCGCAATGCGGCCAAGGCGAAGTAA
- a CDS encoding tyrosine-type recombinase/integrase produces the protein MNIQQSTPTTPLRARMISDMSGRNLGPASQSSHLRACKRFAAWLGRSPETATPDDVKYFQQHLIESGVSICTRNQTMTGVKFLLRVTLRRHDLVAEIFHLKEPVKVPLVLSKKEIKRILAMAPSLKARVMLSLAYGCGMRAGEVVRLKVGDIDSDQEIIRIVQSKGRKDRIVMLPVDILSLLRDWWKERPTGQDKDVPAPERVLFPGYRGKHLSARQISRLFKETAREAGITKPVTLHTLRHSFATHLLERGVDIRVIQALLGHSKLTTTARYASVATGMIAAVDSPLDDLNGAKRKKGKPKPS, from the coding sequence ATGAACATTCAACAATCGACACCAACGACGCCCCTTCGTGCGCGCATGATTTCCGATATGTCAGGGCGCAATCTCGGCCCTGCATCACAGAGTAGTCACCTGCGCGCCTGTAAGCGTTTTGCGGCTTGGTTAGGGCGCTCGCCAGAGACGGCCACGCCAGACGATGTGAAGTATTTCCAACAACACCTGATCGAGAGCGGCGTCAGCATCTGCACCCGAAACCAAACGATGACAGGGGTCAAGTTTCTGCTCCGCGTGACCCTTCGACGGCATGATCTTGTGGCCGAGATCTTCCATTTGAAGGAACCGGTGAAAGTGCCACTGGTGCTGAGCAAAAAGGAGATTAAACGCATTCTGGCTATGGCTCCGAGCCTGAAGGCGCGCGTGATGTTGTCGCTGGCTTATGGCTGCGGGATGCGTGCGGGCGAGGTCGTGCGGCTCAAAGTTGGTGATATTGATAGCGATCAGGAAATCATCCGCATCGTGCAATCGAAGGGGCGCAAGGATCGCATCGTCATGCTGCCTGTCGATATTTTGAGCCTGCTGCGCGACTGGTGGAAAGAACGGCCGACCGGTCAGGACAAGGATGTTCCTGCACCCGAGCGGGTCCTCTTTCCCGGCTATCGCGGCAAACACCTCTCAGCGCGACAGATATCGCGGCTATTTAAAGAGACCGCGCGGGAAGCCGGGATCACCAAACCGGTCACGCTGCACACGTTGAGGCACAGTTTTGCAACCCATCTGTTGGAGCGCGGCGTCGATATCCGAGTGATCCAAGCCTTGCTCGGGCATTCCAAACTGACAACTACTGCGCGCTATGCCAGCGTTGCCACGGGCATGATTGCGGCAGTGGACAGTCCGCTGGATGATCTGAATGGAGCCAAGCGGAAGAAGGGCAAGCCTAAGCCTTCATAG
- the chrA gene encoding chromate efflux transporter: protein MREAENATPQGTACEVFRAFLKLGLTSFGGPIAHLGYFRDELVIRRKWIDEAGYADLVALCQFLPGPASSQVGFALGLLRGGPLGALAAWAAFTLPSALLLVLFAFGASAFDGPVGGGLIHGLKVVAVAVVAQAVWGMARSLAPDRERASIALAAALIVIFVAGSIGQVAAILIGGIAGLWLCRAAPSSAVGHLTFRVSKRVGAMSLVLFGLLLLLLPFVAGITQGVALFDSFYRAGSLVFGGGHVVLPLLQAEVVTSGAVNNDAFLSGYGVAQAVPGPLFTFAAYLGAVMGQGPNGLVGATIALFAIFLPGFLLLVGALPFWDAFRSRPVAQVAMRGANAAVVGILGAALYNPVWTSAIVTPYDFALGLTGFILLTVWKAPPWIIVVLMASGGVVLGLL from the coding sequence ATGAGAGAGGCCGAGAATGCGACGCCTCAAGGGACGGCGTGCGAGGTTTTTCGTGCCTTCCTGAAACTTGGCCTCACGTCATTCGGCGGCCCCATCGCGCATCTGGGATATTTCCGGGACGAGTTGGTCATCCGCCGAAAGTGGATTGATGAGGCGGGTTATGCCGATCTTGTCGCGCTCTGCCAGTTCCTTCCCGGCCCCGCGAGTAGCCAGGTCGGGTTTGCACTTGGCCTATTGCGTGGCGGCCCCCTTGGGGCGTTGGCCGCATGGGCTGCGTTCACCCTTCCTTCAGCCCTGCTTCTGGTCTTGTTTGCCTTTGGCGCTTCCGCTTTCGATGGACCGGTTGGTGGAGGGCTGATCCACGGCCTCAAGGTCGTGGCCGTCGCCGTTGTGGCACAGGCCGTCTGGGGAATGGCGCGCAGCCTTGCGCCCGATCGCGAGCGCGCAAGCATCGCTCTTGCAGCCGCTCTGATCGTGATCTTCGTGGCAGGCTCGATTGGGCAAGTGGCCGCTATCCTCATTGGCGGTATCGCGGGTCTCTGGCTATGCCGCGCCGCCCCCAGTTCCGCAGTCGGACACCTGACGTTTCGCGTATCGAAACGAGTGGGGGCGATGTCGCTGGTGCTGTTTGGCCTCCTCCTGCTCCTGTTGCCCTTTGTTGCCGGGATAACGCAGGGCGTTGCCCTGTTTGACTCCTTCTACCGGGCAGGGTCGCTTGTTTTCGGCGGCGGCCATGTCGTGCTGCCCCTCTTGCAGGCTGAAGTTGTGACGTCCGGCGCGGTCAACAATGATGCCTTCCTGTCCGGATACGGTGTGGCCCAGGCCGTGCCAGGGCCACTTTTCACCTTCGCTGCCTATCTCGGTGCGGTCATGGGGCAGGGGCCAAACGGTCTTGTCGGGGCAACTATCGCACTTTTCGCGATTTTCCTGCCGGGCTTTCTGCTTCTAGTTGGCGCACTGCCCTTCTGGGACGCGTTTCGGTCGCGCCCTGTCGCACAGGTTGCGATGCGGGGCGCAAACGCCGCTGTCGTGGGGATCCTCGGGGCGGCGCTCTATAATCCGGTTTGGACGAGCGCTATTGTCACGCCCTATGACTTCGCGCTCGGCCTGACAGGCTTCATCCTGCTTACGGTCTGGAAGGCGCCGCCGTGGATCATCGTTGTGCTGATGGCATCCGGCGGTGTCGTGCTTGGCCTGCTCTGA
- a CDS encoding aldo/keto reductase, whose amino-acid sequence MEKRQVGRTGLMIETLGLGGAPLGGNFVDLEYGQAVELIQAALDAGIGYFDTAPWYGFGRSERVMGDTLRGNGHVLSDKVGRLLKPGAVSNPMDFGMVDPLPFNVVYDYSYDGIMRAFEDNLQRLGLERIDILLVHDIGAFQHGEENERHFRDLAHSGYRAMDELRKTGQVKAIGLGVNENQVCIDALGIGEWDVFLLAGRYTLLEQTALDTLFPACRKAGTTIICGGPFNSGILAGRDMWNYARAPDEVINRARALSAVADEFSVPLAAAALQFPLGNDIVTSVIPGPRDKTELQQIVDWFSTPISRNVSTTLRQWLLDFRLGFLRLVLVG is encoded by the coding sequence ATGGAAAAGCGACAGGTCGGGCGTACTGGGCTGATGATCGAAACTCTGGGGTTGGGTGGGGCACCGCTCGGGGGGAACTTCGTCGATCTTGAATACGGTCAAGCGGTGGAGTTGATCCAGGCCGCACTGGATGCCGGAATTGGCTACTTCGACACTGCCCCTTGGTACGGATTTGGACGGTCAGAACGCGTGATGGGTGACACCCTGCGCGGCAACGGGCACGTACTTTCAGACAAGGTTGGAAGGCTCCTGAAACCCGGGGCTGTTAGCAACCCAATGGATTTTGGCATGGTCGACCCGCTGCCGTTCAATGTTGTTTACGACTACAGCTACGATGGGATTATGCGTGCCTTTGAGGACAATCTCCAACGACTTGGGCTCGAGCGCATCGATATCCTTTTGGTCCACGACATCGGGGCGTTCCAGCATGGTGAAGAAAACGAGCGTCACTTCAGAGATCTCGCCCATAGTGGTTATCGAGCGATGGATGAGCTGCGCAAGACTGGTCAGGTCAAGGCGATCGGCTTAGGAGTCAACGAAAACCAGGTCTGCATAGATGCGCTTGGGATTGGTGAGTGGGACGTTTTCCTTCTTGCTGGTCGGTACACACTCCTAGAACAGACCGCTTTAGACACGCTTTTCCCCGCGTGCCGCAAAGCAGGAACCACGATCATCTGCGGTGGCCCGTTCAATTCCGGAATTTTAGCAGGACGGGACATGTGGAACTACGCCAGGGCACCGGACGAAGTCATCAATAGGGCTAGAGCCCTGAGCGCAGTTGCCGATGAATTTTCGGTCCCGCTGGCTGCAGCTGCGCTGCAGTTTCCGCTTGGGAATGACATCGTCACCTCGGTCATTCCGGGTCCGCGGGATAAGACCGAACTTCAACAGATCGTCGATTGGTTTTCAACGCCGATCTCTCGGAACGTGTCAACGACTTTGAGACAGTGGCTTTTGGACTTTAGGCTTGGGTTTCTTCGGTTGGTTTTGGTGGGTTGA